In Corylus avellana chromosome ca2, CavTom2PMs-1.0, the following proteins share a genomic window:
- the LOC132169545 gene encoding probable LRR receptor-like serine/threonine-protein kinase At3g47570: protein MSIFLNGNCFTGNIPSTLFKCKQLQRLLLSRNKFTGRVHPGIRNLTKLTWLYLDNNNFGGAIPSEVGNLTMLTDLYLSDNNFGGAVSSEFGNLQNLETFDISDNKFTGPIPFEIFNISTMRVIGMTSNNLSGYLPSNVGLFLPNLQALYLGLNKLGGTIPGSISNASQIIDLELAFNSFSGLIPKELGNLRLLQRLSLGINNLTIESSTPEFNFFSSLSNLRYLSSLGLSDNPLNDILPSSIGNLSTSLRKLYIANCNIKGNIPRDIGNLNNLITFALSDNEFSGPIPTTVGRLHKLQGLDISNNRLEGLIPSALCHLQSLFVLGLSENELSGPIPTCVNNLTSLRDLYLDSNKLTSVIPLSLWSLTYILTVELSSNSLSGPLSFEIGNLKVLRVLALSRNQLSGNIPTTIASLKDIANLSLAHNRLEGSIPNSFGELVSLQFLDLSSNNLSGEIPKSLEALSYLQYLNVSFNRLRGKVPVRGPFVHFSAASFISNDGLCGAPRLQIPPCKEGASRPKNTATSSILKYVLPTIGLTVLVVAIVLLWRGCRKRNSRLPLEITSLPLVTWRRISQQELLQATEGFSPNNLLGKGSFGSVFQGTLSDGMIVAIKVFNLEVEEAFKSFETECGVLRNIRHRNLVKIITTCSNMDFKAFVLEYMPNENLEKWLYSQNRCLSILQRLNIMIDVASALEYLHYGYSTPIVHCDLKPNNILLDEDMVAHVADFGIAKLLGDGDSMMRTMTLATIGYMAPEYGSQGIVSTRGDVYSYGILLMETFTRTKPTDNMFAGEMSLKHWVEESSCLSISTVVDANLLRTGRDNASIEDCISSIMGLALHCCAELPEHRVNAKDILITLKKIKSKFVKDTEGS from the exons GTGCAGTATCAAGTGAATTTGGCAATCTACAAAACCTTGAGACCTTTGATATCAGTGATAATAAATTTACTGGTCCAATTCCATTTGAGATCTTTAATATCTCAACCATGCGAGTAATTGGTATGACTTCGAATAACCTCTCAGGCTATCTTCCATCAAATGTAGGCCTCTTCCTTCCAAATCTTCAAGCTCTTTATCTTGGATTAAACAAACTCGGAGGAACAATACCTGGCTCTATCTCAAATGCTTCACAAATCATTGATCTAGAACTGGCCTTCAACTCATTCTCGGGTTTAATTCCTAAAGAACTTGGTAATTTAAGGCTCCTCCAACGTCTCAGCCTAGGAATAAATAATTTGACCATTGAATCCTCTACTCCAGAGttcaactttttctcttctttgtcaAATTTAAGATATCTAAGCAGCTTAGGATTGTCAGATAATCCACTGAATGACATCCTTCCTAGTTCCATTGGAAATCTTTCTACTTCTCTTCGAAAACTTTACATTGCGAATTGCAATATTAAGGGCAACATTCCTAGAGACATAGGCAATTTAAACAACTTGATCACTTTTGCCCTATCGGACAATGAATTTTCTGGACCTATTCCAACTACAGTGGGAAGATTGCACAAGCTTCAAGGTCTTGATATTTCTAATAATAGACTAGAAGGTCTCATCCCATCTGCTCTTTGTCATTTACAAAGCTTGTTTGTGTTGGGTTTAAGTGAAAATGAGCTTTCTGGACCTATTCCTACATGTGTAAATAATCTCACTTCTCTAAGAGATCTTTACTTAGATTCCAACAAATTAACTTCCGTCATTCCCTTGAGCTTGTGGAGCCTTACATATATCTTGACGGTCGAACTCTCATCAAATTCTCTAAGTGGTCCTCTCTCATTTGAGATTGGAAATTTGAAGGTCTTGAGAGTATTAGCGTTATCAAGAAATCAACTATCTGGCAATATACCAACAACAATTGCTAGCCTCAAGGATATAGCTAATCTTTCATTGGCGCACAATCGATTAGAAGGCTCAATTCCTAATTCATTTGGTGAATTGGTAAGCTTGCAATTCTTGGATCTTTCGAGTAACAATTTATCTGGAGAGATTCCCAAGTCCTTGGAAGCACTCTCATACCTTCAATATCTAAATGTCTCTTTCAATAGACTACGAGGAAAAGTTCCTGTGAGAGGACCATTTGTACACTTCTCTGCTGCATCATTTATATCAAATGATGGACTTTGTGGTGCTCCTCGACTGCAAATTCCCCCATGTAAAGAAGGTGCTTCTCGACCAAAAAATACCGCAACATCGTCTATACTAAAGTATGTATTACCAACAATTGGGTTAACAGTACTTGTAGTTGCTATTGTATTATTATGGAGAGGATGCAGAAAAAGGAATTCAAGACTTCCACTCGAGATAACGTCGTTACCACTGGTAACATGGAGAAGAATTTCCCAACAAGAACTTTTACAGGCAACAGAAGGGTTCAGTCCAAACAACTTACTTGGTAAAGGGAGCTTTGGATCAGTATTCCAAGGGACACTTTCAGATGGAATGATTGTTGCAATAAAAGTTTTTAACTTGGAAGTAGAGGAGGCATTCAAGAGTTTTGAAACAGAATGTGGGGTACTACGCAATATTCGTCATCGgaatcttgtcaaaatcatcACCACATGTAGTAACATGGACTTCAAAGCTTTTGTATTGGAATACATGCCTAATGAGAACCTAGAGAAGTGGTTGTATTCTCAAAACCGTTGTTTAAGTATATTACAAAGGCTAAATATAATGATTGATGTCGCATCAGCACTGGAATACCTTCATTATGGTTATTCAACACCTATTgttcattgtgatttgaagccCAACAATATCTTGTTAGATGAAGATATGGTCGCACATGTTGCTGATTTTGGCATTGCCAAACTATTAGGTGATGGGGATTCTATGATGCGAACCATGACTCTTGCTACAATTGGGTATATGGCACCAG AGTATGGGTCACAAGGAATTGTTTCTACAAGAGGCGATGTGTATAGTTATGGTATTTTGTTGATGGAAACTTTCACAAGAACGAAACCTACTGATAACATGTTTGCTGGAGAAATGAGTTTGAAGCATTGGGTAGAAGAATCATCATGCCTTTCTATAAGTACTGTGGTCGATGCCAATTTGTTAAGAACCGGAAGAGATAATGCTTCTATAGAAGATTGCATATCATCCATAATGGGGTTGGCGTTGCATTGTTGTGCAGAGTTACCTGAACATAGGGTTAATGCAAAAGATATTTTAATCACACTCAAGAAGATCAAATCGAAATTTGTAAAAGATACAGAAGGAAGCTAG